From a single Stackebrandtia endophytica genomic region:
- a CDS encoding TOMM precursor leader peptide-binding protein, translated as MTTAVTVDAAQTVQDHLDRTFGDEGVDRPIVFKLGEHDLLGIYGTVDPAPFPPPNVTTVHLHGRDAYVLPAAESERPPCALCFQRRWQALRQEEERSALELTGTSCSLSSAPWLTPITLAALATLVAEARLNRQEHRPGAGSVRRMRLDDLTVRTFPLLSEPDCQRCGYVPEGGPEQAVVPMEPRPKPKPDSYRLRHVRDYDLDIDAFANPACGALGTQAPAGFDSPTTMPVTGTSAVRGALHLYDFFWSGHADNVEDSRRLAVLEGLERYAGLVARGLPKPLWAKMADLDAPTLDPRDCTLYTPEYYEQAKEYNPEFTPQLEIPWVWGRNLTKEESVLIPQRLVHYLDQTGPAFVDECSNGCAIGSCPEEAVFHGVMELIERDSFLLTWFAKYPAREIDPRTSGALDIDLMVERMALEGFRVRMFDLRVDLPVPVVAAVAVRVDGKPGKLCFAAGSSMDPVQAMRGALCEIASYVPSFERRMAQGMDEALAMQANFGLVGELKHHALLHGLDSMAVHSDFLLGTERAEPVSEVYREWEATRPRNDDLTDDLRWVIDMLRQSGLDLYAVDQTTPEQKDVGLATYATIVPGLIPIDFGWYKQRAFHMERTCTAHRRAGLRDHDLVPSELNQVPHPFP; from the coding sequence ATGACAACGGCGGTCACGGTTGATGCCGCGCAAACGGTCCAAGATCATCTTGACCGAACGTTCGGGGATGAGGGCGTCGATCGCCCCATCGTCTTCAAGCTTGGAGAGCACGACCTACTGGGCATCTACGGCACAGTGGATCCGGCTCCTTTTCCTCCCCCGAACGTGACGACCGTTCACCTGCACGGCCGCGACGCCTATGTCCTGCCGGCGGCCGAATCTGAACGGCCCCCATGTGCCCTGTGCTTCCAGCGCAGGTGGCAGGCACTCAGGCAAGAAGAAGAACGAAGCGCACTTGAACTCACGGGTACGTCCTGTTCGCTCTCTTCGGCACCGTGGCTCACGCCGATCACTCTCGCGGCCCTGGCGACCCTTGTCGCCGAGGCCCGCCTGAATCGCCAGGAACACCGGCCGGGAGCGGGAAGTGTACGACGGATGAGGCTCGACGATCTCACCGTCCGTACCTTCCCGCTCCTGTCCGAACCAGACTGCCAGCGTTGCGGCTACGTCCCCGAGGGCGGCCCCGAGCAGGCGGTCGTGCCCATGGAACCACGCCCCAAGCCGAAACCCGACTCGTACCGCCTGCGACACGTCCGCGACTACGACCTCGACATCGACGCGTTCGCCAACCCCGCCTGCGGCGCCCTGGGCACTCAGGCTCCCGCCGGGTTCGACAGCCCGACCACGATGCCGGTCACCGGCACCAGCGCCGTCCGCGGTGCCCTTCACCTCTACGACTTCTTCTGGAGTGGCCACGCCGACAACGTCGAGGACTCGCGTCGACTGGCCGTCCTGGAAGGACTGGAGCGTTACGCCGGCCTGGTGGCGCGGGGTCTCCCGAAGCCGTTGTGGGCGAAGATGGCCGACCTCGACGCCCCGACACTGGACCCGCGCGACTGCACCCTCTACACCCCGGAGTACTACGAGCAGGCCAAGGAGTACAACCCGGAGTTCACCCCACAGCTGGAGATCCCGTGGGTGTGGGGACGTAACCTCACCAAAGAGGAGTCGGTGCTGATCCCGCAGCGCCTCGTCCACTACCTCGACCAGACCGGCCCCGCCTTCGTCGACGAGTGCTCCAACGGTTGCGCGATCGGCAGTTGCCCGGAGGAGGCCGTGTTCCACGGGGTCATGGAACTCATCGAGCGCGATTCGTTCCTGCTCACCTGGTTCGCGAAGTATCCGGCCCGTGAGATCGACCCGCGCACCAGTGGCGCCCTCGACATCGACCTCATGGTCGAGCGCATGGCCCTGGAGGGCTTCCGGGTCCGCATGTTCGACCTCCGTGTCGATCTTCCGGTTCCGGTCGTCGCCGCCGTCGCGGTGCGCGTCGACGGCAAGCCCGGCAAGCTCTGCTTCGCCGCGGGCTCCTCGATGGATCCGGTACAGGCGATGCGCGGCGCCCTCTGCGAGATCGCCTCCTACGTTCCCAGCTTCGAGCGTCGCATGGCTCAGGGCATGGACGAGGCGCTGGCGATGCAGGCGAACTTCGGCCTGGTCGGCGAGCTCAAGCACCACGCTCTGCTGCACGGCCTCGATTCGATGGCGGTGCATTCGGACTTCCTCCTCGGAACCGAACGGGCCGAACCGGTCTCGGAGGTTTACCGGGAGTGGGAGGCCACTCGGCCCCGCAACGACGACCTCACCGACGACCTGCGCTGGGTCATCGACATGCTGCGGCAGTCCGGGCTCGACCTGTATGCCGTCGACCAGACCACGCCAGAGCAGAAGGACGTGGGACTGGCGACGTACGCGACGATCGTCCCGGGCCTGATCCCGATCGACTTCGGCTGGTACAAGCAGCGCGCCTTCCACATGGAACGCACCTGTACGGCGCATCGCCGTGCCGGGCTGCGCGATCACGACCTGGTCCCGTCGGAACTGAATCAGGTTCCGCACCCGTTTCCGTAG
- a CDS encoding ABC transporter permease: MFLALRELSFARGRFILMGSVVVLISVLMVLLSGLSVGLINDGVSGLQKLPVTSFAFQADVDESAAFSRSVVSVEAAQDWIGLDGVADAAPFGNTLVNTRSDQGVDIDLALFGVEQGSWLEPSAAIGLALSGPGEIVVAGTLQDEGVAVGDTVTVDQIGTELEVVGFLDGQHTFGHVDVGYVDLRTWQEIHAGVRPGEPVPDHVYQDASAIAVKSADDAEADLAVGDAAAGTSSMTLEESFGASPGYTAETSTLQMIQWFLYAISALVVGAFFTVVTIQRKSEIAVLRAIGAGLGYLLRDSLTQSAILLAASTAVGVGVGVALGASIAASPMPFALETAPVALASGLLIVLGMIGAVIAVVRITRVDPLTALGGNR, translated from the coding sequence ATGTTCCTCGCATTGCGTGAGCTGTCTTTCGCCCGTGGACGTTTCATCCTGATGGGTTCCGTGGTGGTGCTGATCAGCGTGCTGATGGTCCTACTCTCGGGACTGTCGGTCGGCCTGATCAACGACGGGGTTTCCGGGCTACAGAAACTGCCGGTGACGTCCTTCGCCTTCCAGGCCGACGTGGACGAGTCGGCCGCGTTCTCCCGCTCGGTGGTCTCCGTCGAGGCCGCGCAGGACTGGATCGGGCTCGACGGGGTCGCGGATGCGGCCCCATTCGGCAACACGTTGGTCAACACCCGAAGTGACCAGGGCGTCGACATCGATCTGGCGCTTTTCGGGGTGGAGCAGGGCTCATGGCTGGAGCCCTCGGCGGCGATCGGTCTGGCGCTCAGCGGACCCGGTGAGATCGTTGTGGCGGGGACGCTTCAGGACGAGGGTGTGGCCGTCGGCGACACGGTGACGGTCGATCAGATCGGTACCGAGCTTGAGGTCGTCGGTTTTCTCGACGGTCAGCACACCTTCGGACACGTCGACGTCGGATATGTGGATCTGCGCACCTGGCAGGAGATTCACGCCGGTGTGCGCCCCGGTGAACCGGTGCCCGACCACGTCTACCAGGATGCCAGCGCGATCGCGGTGAAGAGTGCTGATGACGCCGAGGCGGACCTCGCGGTAGGTGACGCCGCCGCAGGCACCTCGTCCATGACGCTCGAAGAGTCGTTCGGGGCCTCCCCGGGCTACACAGCCGAGACGTCCACGCTCCAGATGATTCAGTGGTTCCTGTACGCGATCTCCGCACTCGTGGTCGGCGCCTTCTTCACCGTCGTGACCATTCAGCGTAAGTCGGAGATCGCGGTGCTGCGCGCCATCGGCGCGGGCCTCGGGTACCTCCTGCGAGACAGCCTGACGCAGTCGGCGATCCTGCTGGCCGCTTCCACGGCGGTCGGCGTCGGTGTCGGTGTGGCCCTCGGCGCGAGCATCGCCGCTTCACCCATGCCGTTCGCACTCGAAACCGCACCGGTCGCGCTGGCGAGCGGCCTTCTGATCGTGCTCGGAATGATCGGCGCCGTCATCGCCGTCGTTCGGATCACCCGGGTTGACCCACTCACCGCCCTTGGAGGCAACCGATGA
- a CDS encoding TetR/AcrR family transcriptional regulator: MPRIVAATIAEHRRIQRKAIMDAARELLAETGRAPSLAEVGKRAGLPRSTVYEYVRSRDDLLAAVVADVFPDWASSIRDAIESAPTPGEKIWAYVASNVAFFAGAEQTIARALGSVVDPAVLRGPMQEFHTALQEPLRRALGDLGEAEPEIVADLIDAMLLSATKEIRARQRQSTRAEQDSVLAPVRRLLGPYLRLPDNPTATASAEG, encoded by the coding sequence GTGCCCCGCATCGTCGCGGCGACGATCGCCGAGCATCGGCGGATCCAGCGCAAGGCGATCATGGACGCGGCACGGGAACTCCTCGCGGAGACCGGCCGGGCACCCTCGCTCGCGGAGGTGGGCAAACGGGCCGGTCTTCCGCGTTCCACCGTCTACGAATACGTGCGGTCGAGAGACGATCTGCTGGCGGCGGTCGTGGCCGATGTGTTCCCCGACTGGGCGAGCAGCATCCGCGACGCCATCGAATCCGCCCCGACACCCGGGGAAAAGATCTGGGCCTATGTGGCGAGCAACGTCGCCTTCTTCGCGGGGGCGGAACAGACCATCGCCCGCGCACTGGGAAGCGTGGTGGACCCCGCAGTCCTTCGTGGCCCCATGCAAGAATTTCACACTGCCTTGCAGGAGCCGTTGCGACGTGCTCTCGGTGACCTCGGTGAGGCTGAGCCGGAAATTGTGGCCGACCTCATCGACGCGATGCTTCTCAGTGCCACCAAGGAGATTCGGGCCCGTCAGCGGCAGAGCACTCGGGCCGAGCAGGACTCCGTGCTTGCGCCGGTGCGCCGACTTCTGGGGCCGTATCTGAGACTTCCCGACAATCCGACTGCAACCGCGTCCGCCGAAGGGTGA
- a CDS encoding nitroreductase family protein: MTATDTVRMYVKDVIHRARVPMPPFDYVMNGDDQPRRHKVYPDIPSFTLPIGSPVADGLSTSLNRPTWTDENGALDPSRLGRALNDTYGLLSRRLRVTGNYDVRSNPRMTAAIYARGTANGGGLYPLEMYWVSGASTSQTPGVYYWDTSSGNLRRVLAGNVSDRVRAAVGDLDHATDQFLVVTVKFWKNSFKYNSFTHHVVTMDLGATLASLGFVGVTEDGSAAVPHMWFDSAVVDDLLGLDPLDETAMAVLPLPAGPLPMTVPEGVGSASVEVADMERSVVTHRFEQISDVIEATLVPQSTPDVTAVARASTWPDAASAVSLPPPPIDGLTDGISDVLERRRSSFGTFSAHTSLTSTDLGTLLHVTAEGARLRTDAGRADFARVAVFVNHVDGVPPGAYFYDDAEHRLLVADDSAPGEFLQQMYFLDNYNVEQAAAVITVLVPVDSVLDKVGDRGVRLLNAVVGSATQSCYVAASAIGVACGAALGFDNVSYAERLGLPLTDEWPMIALMVGHDRGDQANYLFPLSATTHQEST, encoded by the coding sequence GTGACAGCCACTGACACCGTGCGCATGTACGTCAAGGACGTCATCCATCGTGCCCGCGTCCCCATGCCCCCCTTCGATTACGTGATGAACGGAGACGACCAGCCTCGCCGGCATAAGGTCTACCCCGACATCCCCTCCTTCACCCTCCCCATCGGATCGCCCGTCGCCGACGGACTGTCCACTTCGTTGAACCGGCCCACCTGGACCGATGAGAACGGAGCGCTCGACCCGAGTCGCCTCGGCCGTGCCCTCAACGACACCTACGGGCTGCTGTCCCGTCGCCTTCGCGTGACCGGCAACTACGACGTGCGCAGCAACCCCCGCATGACGGCGGCGATCTACGCCCGTGGAACCGCCAACGGCGGTGGCCTCTACCCGCTGGAGATGTACTGGGTCAGCGGTGCGTCGACGAGCCAGACTCCCGGTGTCTACTACTGGGACACCTCGTCGGGGAACCTGCGCCGGGTGCTCGCCGGCAACGTGTCCGACCGGGTTCGGGCCGCCGTAGGCGACTTGGACCACGCCACGGACCAGTTCCTGGTCGTGACGGTGAAGTTCTGGAAGAACTCGTTCAAGTACAACAGCTTCACCCATCACGTCGTGACGATGGATCTCGGCGCCACACTCGCCTCACTCGGTTTCGTCGGTGTGACCGAGGACGGCTCCGCCGCGGTGCCGCACATGTGGTTCGACAGCGCCGTGGTGGACGACCTGCTGGGACTCGACCCGCTTGACGAGACGGCGATGGCGGTCCTGCCGCTGCCGGCCGGTCCGCTTCCGATGACGGTGCCCGAGGGTGTCGGGTCAGCGTCGGTCGAGGTCGCCGACATGGAGCGATCCGTTGTGACGCACCGATTCGAGCAGATCAGCGATGTCATCGAGGCGACGCTCGTCCCTCAGTCCACTCCGGACGTCACTGCGGTGGCGCGTGCGTCGACGTGGCCTGACGCGGCGTCGGCGGTATCGCTTCCGCCACCGCCGATCGACGGCCTGACCGACGGCATCAGCGATGTGTTGGAGCGTCGGCGTTCCTCGTTCGGAACGTTCTCGGCGCACACGTCGCTGACCTCCACCGACCTGGGGACACTGCTGCACGTCACCGCCGAGGGCGCCCGGTTGCGCACCGACGCGGGGCGCGCGGACTTCGCTCGGGTGGCGGTGTTCGTCAACCACGTCGACGGGGTTCCGCCCGGCGCGTACTTCTACGACGACGCCGAACACCGTCTGCTCGTCGCCGACGACTCGGCGCCGGGGGAGTTCCTCCAGCAGATGTACTTCCTCGACAACTACAACGTCGAGCAGGCCGCGGCGGTCATCACCGTTCTGGTGCCGGTCGACTCGGTGCTCGACAAGGTCGGCGACCGGGGCGTTCGGCTTCTGAACGCCGTCGTCGGCTCCGCCACCCAGAGTTGCTACGTGGCCGCCAGCGCCATCGGTGTCGCCTGTGGAGCAGCACTCGGCTTCGACAACGTGTCCTATGCCGAGCGTCTCGGACTGCCGTTGACCGACGAGTGGCCGATGATCGCCCTCATGGTCGGCCATGACCGCGGTGACCAGGCGAATTACCTTTTCCCTTTGTCGGCTACAACCCACCAGGAGTCGACGTGA
- a CDS encoding ABC transporter ATP-binding protein, protein MSDTKTITTVAGLQMSGVNLVHGDGESTVVALADVSLTVEPGEFVAVVGPSGSGKSSLLAVAGGLTRPDTGRVWVGDTDLAVVPSRRLTELRRTQIGFVFQSGNLLPALSAVDQLRLPLALGPVAEPRNPMKLLADVGMTHRAHHRPNKLSGGERQRIGIARALMTRPRLLLVDEPTAALDRSRSQEVVALLAQETHEHGVATVMVTHDHDVLHHCDKVYRMMDGRLDVAID, encoded by the coding sequence ATGAGCGACACCAAGACGATCACGACCGTTGCCGGGTTGCAGATGTCCGGTGTGAACCTTGTACACGGGGACGGTGAGAGTACGGTCGTCGCACTTGCGGACGTCTCCCTGACGGTCGAGCCGGGCGAATTCGTGGCGGTCGTGGGCCCGTCTGGTTCGGGAAAGTCCAGCCTGTTGGCCGTCGCAGGAGGCTTGACCCGGCCCGACACGGGCCGGGTATGGGTCGGTGACACCGATCTGGCGGTCGTCCCCTCGCGTCGGCTCACCGAGCTACGCAGGACGCAGATCGGTTTCGTGTTCCAAAGTGGAAACCTATTGCCCGCGCTGAGCGCAGTCGACCAACTGCGACTGCCGCTGGCTCTCGGCCCCGTCGCGGAACCTCGGAATCCGATGAAGTTGCTGGCAGATGTCGGGATGACACACCGGGCACATCACCGTCCGAACAAGCTCTCCGGTGGTGAACGTCAGCGCATCGGAATAGCGCGAGCGCTGATGACCCGACCACGACTGCTTCTGGTCGACGAGCCGACGGCTGCTCTCGACCGGAGCCGCAGCCAGGAGGTCGTGGCACTTCTGGCGCAGGAGACGCACGAGCATGGTGTTGCGACCGTTATGGTGACGCATGACCACGACGTCCTGCACCACTGCGACAAGGTCTACCGGATGATGGACGGCAGGCTGGACGTCGCTATCGATTGA